In the Candidatus Rhodoblastus alkanivorans genome, one interval contains:
- the hslU gene encoding ATP-dependent protease ATPase subunit HslU has protein sequence MTDLSPREIVSELDRFIIGQKDAKRAVAIALRNRWRRLRLEGAMREEVLPKNILMIGPTGCGKTEIARRLARLANAPFLKVEATKFTEVGYVGRDVEQIIRDLVEIGISLVKETKRKDVAARAQLAAEERIVTALVGANASAATRDSFRRKLRAGELEDKEIEIEIASTSSSSLPMFELPNMPGASVGAISLGDIFGKANRSKQQRLQVKDAYAPLQAEESEKLLDQDEIVRLAIREVENNGIVFLDEIDKICARDGRSGDVSREGVQRDLLPLIEGTTVATKHGAIKTDHILFIASGAFHVAKPSDLLPELQGRLPIRVELSSLDEEDFKRILTQPEASLTKQYSALLATEGISLAFTADAIEALARVAVHVNSSVENIGARRLQTVMERVLDDVSFAAADHSGQVVTVDGAYVEERVGELSRNVDLSRFVL, from the coding sequence ATGACCGACCTCTCTCCGCGCGAAATCGTTTCCGAGCTTGATCGCTTTATCATCGGCCAGAAGGACGCCAAGCGAGCCGTCGCGATTGCGCTGCGCAATCGTTGGCGGCGATTGCGTCTCGAAGGAGCGATGCGCGAGGAAGTTCTGCCTAAGAATATTTTGATGATTGGACCGACTGGCTGCGGCAAGACCGAGATCGCCCGGCGTCTCGCGCGTCTGGCCAATGCGCCCTTTCTCAAGGTTGAGGCGACGAAGTTCACCGAAGTCGGCTATGTCGGCCGGGACGTCGAACAAATCATCCGCGATCTCGTGGAAATCGGAATTTCACTGGTCAAGGAGACGAAACGGAAGGACGTCGCGGCGCGCGCGCAACTGGCGGCTGAGGAGCGGATCGTCACCGCCCTGGTCGGGGCTAACGCCAGCGCGGCGACCCGCGACTCCTTCCGCCGCAAGTTGCGTGCGGGGGAGCTGGAAGACAAGGAAATCGAAATTGAAATTGCTTCGACCTCATCGTCCTCGCTGCCGATGTTCGAGCTCCCCAATATGCCCGGCGCGTCCGTTGGCGCGATATCATTAGGGGATATATTCGGGAAGGCGAATCGTTCGAAGCAGCAACGCTTGCAAGTCAAAGACGCCTATGCCCCTTTGCAAGCGGAAGAAAGCGAGAAACTGCTCGATCAGGACGAGATCGTGCGTCTGGCGATTCGTGAAGTCGAAAATAATGGAATCGTTTTTCTCGATGAAATCGACAAGATTTGCGCCCGGGACGGCCGCAGCGGCGATGTTTCGCGCGAGGGCGTTCAACGCGATCTCCTGCCCTTGATCGAGGGTACGACGGTGGCCACCAAGCATGGCGCCATCAAAACGGATCACATCCTCTTCATTGCGTCCGGCGCATTTCATGTCGCCAAGCCATCCGATCTTCTCCCCGAGTTGCAAGGCCGCTTGCCGATACGTGTCGAATTGTCTTCGCTCGACGAAGAGGACTTCAAACGGATACTGACCCAGCCTGAAGCAAGTTTGACAAAGCAATATTCTGCATTGCTTGCCACAGAGGGCATAAGCTTGGCGTTTACAGCGGACGCCATTGAAGCGCTGGCGCGCGTGGCGGTTCACGTCAATTCGAGCGTCGAAAACATCGGCGCCAGACGTTTGCAGACGGTCATGGAACGGGTGCTTGACGACGTCAGCTTTGCCGCGGCCGACCATTCAGGCCAGGTTGTGACGGTCGATGGAGCCTATGTTGAGGAGCGAGTCGGGGAACTGTCACGCAATGTCGATTTGAGTCGCTTTGTATTGTGA
- the trpS gene encoding tryptophan--tRNA ligase, whose product MTSFPERVFSGIQPTGNLHLGNYLGAIVKFVALQKTHECLFCVVDLHAITVPQDPKELRQAIRRIAAAYIASGVDPAKNIIFNQSQVAEHAELAWIFNCVARMGWLNRMTQFKEKAGKDRENASIGLFAYPALMAADILLYKATHVPVGEDQKQHIELARDVAQKFNNDFADSIAANGHQGGFFPLPEPLIQGPAARVMSLRDGTKKMSKSDPSEFSRINLSDDADAIAQKVRKAKTDPEPLPLAKDGLGGRPEAENLVGIFAALSDSTPDAVLQQFGGSQFSTFKQALVDLAVERLGPIGAEMRRLEADPAYIDSLLREGSRRAREIAEPNMCQVKDIVGFIR is encoded by the coding sequence ATGACTTCATTTCCCGAACGCGTCTTTTCCGGAATTCAGCCGACCGGAAATCTGCACCTTGGCAATTATCTGGGCGCCATCGTCAAATTCGTCGCCCTGCAAAAAACGCACGAATGTTTGTTCTGCGTGGTCGATCTCCACGCGATCACCGTGCCGCAGGATCCTAAGGAATTGCGTCAGGCGATTCGCAGAATCGCCGCCGCTTACATCGCGTCGGGGGTCGATCCGGCGAAAAACATCATTTTCAATCAGAGCCAGGTGGCGGAACATGCGGAACTCGCCTGGATTTTCAACTGCGTCGCGCGCATGGGGTGGCTTAACCGCATGACCCAGTTCAAGGAGAAAGCGGGCAAGGATCGCGAAAACGCGTCGATAGGGCTTTTCGCTTATCCCGCCCTGATGGCGGCTGACATCCTCCTCTACAAGGCGACGCACGTTCCGGTCGGAGAAGACCAAAAGCAGCACATTGAACTCGCCCGTGACGTCGCTCAGAAGTTCAACAATGACTTCGCCGATTCTATTGCGGCGAATGGGCATCAGGGCGGTTTCTTTCCGCTGCCCGAACCGCTTATTCAGGGCCCTGCGGCGCGGGTGATGAGCCTTCGCGACGGCACGAAAAAAATGTCCAAATCCGATCCTTCGGAATTTTCGCGGATCAATCTATCCGACGATGCAGACGCCATCGCGCAGAAGGTGCGCAAAGCGAAAACCGATCCCGAGCCATTGCCGCTCGCCAAAGACGGCTTGGGCGGTCGACCCGAGGCCGAAAACCTGGTTGGGATTTTCGCGGCGTTGAGCGATTCGACTCCGGACGCCGTCCTCCAGCAATTTGGCGGCTCTCAGTTTTCCACTTTCAAGCAGGCGTTGGTCGATCTTGCCGTCGAGCGACTGGGACCAATCGGGGCTGAAATGCGCCGGCTGGAGGCGGATCCGGCCTATATCGACAGCCTTCTTCGGGAGGGTTCGCGGCGTGCGCGAGAAATCGCCGAACCGAATATGTGTCAGGTCAAGGATATCGTCGGCTTTATTCGTTGA
- the hisB gene encoding imidazoleglycerol-phosphate dehydratase HisB, with amino-acid sequence MTRQAEIKRTTKETDIFVKIAIDGAGVSKISTGIGFFDHMLDQLARHSLMDIEIVAKGDLHIDQHHTVEDVGIALGQALKRAAGDLRGITRYSDVHLPMDETLTRVAVDVSGRPFLVFRTEIPRTKIGEFDTELVREFFQAFAQHAAIALHIETLYGVNSHHIVETCFKGVARALGDALAIDPRQMERIPSTKGTL; translated from the coding sequence ATGACGCGACAAGCCGAAATCAAACGCACGACCAAAGAAACCGATATCTTTGTGAAAATTGCGATTGACGGCGCCGGCGTCAGCAAGATTTCGACAGGCATCGGCTTTTTCGATCATATGCTGGACCAGTTGGCGCGCCATTCTCTGATGGATATCGAGATCGTCGCGAAGGGCGACCTGCATATCGACCAGCATCACACGGTGGAAGACGTCGGGATCGCCCTGGGCCAGGCGCTGAAGCGCGCGGCGGGCGATCTTCGCGGAATAACGCGATATTCCGATGTTCATTTGCCCATGGACGAAACGCTGACCCGCGTCGCGGTAGACGTATCGGGCCGTCCTTTTCTGGTTTTTCGCACCGAAATCCCCCGGACGAAAATCGGGGAATTCGACACCGAACTCGTTCGCGAATTCTTTCAAGCATTCGCCCAACACGCCGCAATTGCGCTGCATATCGAGACGCTCTATGGCGTGAACAGCCATCATATAGTCGAAACCTGCTTCAAGGGCGTCGCCCGCGCCTTGGGGGACGCGTTGGCGATCGACCCACGACAAATGGAACGAATACCTTCCACGAAGGGAACGCTTTGA
- a CDS encoding NifU family protein produces the protein MFIQTESTPNPATLKFLPGGPVLNGSRDFPSARDAKASPLASAIFAIDGVGGVFFGPDFISVTKSSGDWPQLKPAILGAIMEHFMSGEPILTPGAGEADSSPDEFFAPEHAETVSQIKELLETRVRPTVAADGGDIVFRGFKDGTVYLHMKGACSGCPSSTATLKRGVQNLLCHFIAEVKLVEQV, from the coding sequence ATGTTCATTCAGACTGAATCGACGCCTAATCCAGCGACGTTGAAATTCCTTCCCGGCGGGCCCGTTCTCAATGGATCGAGGGATTTTCCGAGCGCGCGTGATGCGAAGGCGTCTCCGCTGGCGAGCGCGATTTTTGCGATAGACGGCGTCGGCGGCGTATTTTTCGGACCGGATTTCATATCGGTCACGAAATCTTCGGGAGATTGGCCGCAACTCAAGCCCGCCATTCTCGGCGCCATTATGGAACATTTCATGTCGGGGGAGCCAATTCTTACCCCGGGCGCCGGGGAGGCCGATTCCTCGCCAGACGAGTTTTTCGCTCCGGAACACGCGGAAACAGTGTCTCAAATCAAGGAATTGCTGGAGACCCGCGTCCGGCCGACCGTCGCGGCCGACGGCGGCGACATCGTGTTTCGGGGCTTCAAAGACGGGACCGTGTATCTTCATATGAAAGGCGCGTGTTCGGGCTGCCCCTCATCGACGGCGACCCTCAAGCGCGGCGTCCAGAACCTGCTCTGTCATTTCATAGCAGAGGTCAAATTGGTCGAGCAGGTGTAA
- the hisA gene encoding 1-(5-phosphoribosyl)-5-[(5-phosphoribosylamino)methylideneamino]imidazole-4-carboxamide isomerase, giving the protein MASVILFPAIDLKGGQCVRLVHGDMALATVFNDDPAAQAIIFERQGFEYLHVVDLDGAFAGKPMNALAVEKVLAALTKMPLQLGGGIRDMRTIDAWLGKGVNRIIIGTAAVRDPGLVREAARRHPGKIAIGVDARDGIVAVEGWARSSQLTAIELGKRFEDAGVAAIIYTDIARDGVLKGLNIEATLALANGLAIPVIASGGLASIADIERLLEPDCARLAGAITGRALYDGRLDPEQALKLIKSKRAA; this is encoded by the coding sequence GTGGCGTCCGTGATCCTTTTTCCTGCGATTGATCTCAAAGGCGGCCAATGCGTCCGGCTGGTCCATGGCGACATGGCCCTCGCCACCGTTTTCAACGACGATCCCGCCGCTCAGGCCATCATTTTTGAACGACAAGGGTTCGAATATCTTCACGTCGTGGATCTGGACGGCGCCTTCGCGGGAAAGCCGATGAACGCGCTGGCGGTCGAGAAGGTCTTGGCCGCGCTGACGAAAATGCCCCTTCAACTTGGCGGCGGCATCCGCGACATGCGAACCATCGACGCGTGGCTCGGCAAAGGCGTCAATCGCATCATCATTGGCACCGCCGCAGTTCGCGATCCCGGTCTCGTTCGCGAGGCCGCGCGGCGCCATCCTGGCAAGATCGCCATTGGCGTTGACGCCCGCGACGGCATTGTCGCCGTCGAGGGTTGGGCGCGGTCGTCTCAGCTTACCGCGATTGAACTCGGCAAACGATTCGAAGACGCTGGCGTCGCGGCCATCATTTACACGGACATTGCGCGCGACGGCGTCCTGAAGGGGCTTAACATCGAAGCAACGCTCGCCTTGGCGAATGGTTTGGCCATTCCCGTAATCGCCTCGGGCGGCCTTGCGTCGATCGCGGACATTGAAAGGCTGTTGGAGCCGGACTGCGCCCGCCTCGCCGGCGCGATCACCGGCCGAGCCCTGTATGACGGCCGTCTCGATCCAGAACAAGCTCTGAAGCTGATCAAGTCGAAACGCGCCGCCTGA
- the hisH gene encoding imidazole glycerol phosphate synthase subunit HisH → MNVAIIDYGSGNLHSAAKAFERAARESGIATAVIVTADPEAVSRADRVVLPGVGAFPDCRQGLLAIDGMVDALEAAVRDRGKPFLGICVGMQLLAERGLEHHETPGLGWIKGTVGPIKPKDPRLKIPHMGWNNLELRQRHAVLEGVPTGENGLNAYFVHSFHLMASDVTDVIATVDYGEALTAIVGRDTIVGVQFHPEKSQTVGLRLISNFLRWRP, encoded by the coding sequence TTGAATGTCGCAATCATCGATTACGGCTCCGGCAATCTCCATTCTGCAGCCAAAGCGTTTGAACGAGCCGCTCGAGAGAGCGGCATTGCGACCGCGGTCATCGTCACGGCAGATCCGGAAGCCGTCTCGCGAGCGGATCGCGTGGTGTTGCCTGGCGTCGGCGCCTTTCCGGACTGCCGGCAAGGTCTTCTCGCCATCGACGGAATGGTTGATGCGCTTGAAGCAGCCGTTCGCGACCGGGGAAAGCCTTTCCTCGGTATCTGTGTCGGAATGCAATTGTTGGCTGAACGAGGACTGGAACATCACGAAACGCCGGGGCTCGGGTGGATCAAAGGAACAGTCGGTCCCATCAAACCGAAAGATCCGCGTCTGAAAATCCCTCACATGGGCTGGAACAATCTCGAGCTACGTCAAAGGCACGCCGTGCTTGAGGGCGTTCCGACGGGAGAAAACGGCTTGAACGCTTATTTCGTTCATTCCTTTCATCTCATGGCTTCCGACGTCACGGATGTGATCGCCACGGTCGATTATGGCGAGGCGCTGACAGCGATCGTGGGGCGGGACACCATCGTGGGCGTGCAATTTCATCCCGAAAAGAGCCAGACAGTGGGTTTGCGGCTGATTTCCAATTTTCTGAGGTGGCGTCCGTGA
- the hslV gene encoding ATP-dependent protease subunit HslV, producing the protein MTDQSGAPSMHATTIILVRKGNKTVIAGDGQVSLGQTIIKGNARKVRRLGKGQVIVGFAGATADAFTLCERLEAKLEQHSGQLLRACVELAKDWRTDRYLRRLEAMMLVADKNAALVLTGNGDVLEPEAASDGVVMGIGSGGNYALAAGRALIDTEMDAETIARRSLHIAAEICVYTNSNIVVETIDSL; encoded by the coding sequence ATGACCGACCAATCTGGCGCGCCTTCGATGCATGCCACGACAATCATACTGGTTCGCAAAGGCAACAAGACGGTCATCGCCGGCGACGGACAGGTGAGCCTGGGCCAGACCATCATCAAGGGCAACGCGCGCAAGGTGCGGCGCCTCGGCAAGGGGCAGGTCATCGTCGGCTTTGCCGGCGCGACGGCGGACGCTTTCACGCTCTGCGAGCGTCTCGAGGCCAAGCTTGAGCAACATTCGGGGCAGCTCCTGCGGGCCTGCGTCGAACTTGCCAAGGACTGGCGCACCGACCGCTACTTGCGTCGCCTCGAAGCCATGATGCTGGTTGCCGACAAAAACGCCGCGCTCGTTCTTACGGGCAACGGCGACGTTTTGGAGCCCGAGGCGGCGTCGGACGGCGTGGTCATGGGGATCGGCTCGGGCGGCAATTACGCCCTGGCGGCTGGCCGCGCTCTTATCGACACGGAGATGGACGCCGAAACCATCGCGCGCCGGTCCTTGCACATCGCCGCGGAAATCTGCGTGTACACCAATTCGAATATCGTCGTCGAAACCATCGATTCGCTCTAG
- the tsaB gene encoding tRNA (adenosine(37)-N6)-threonylcarbamoyltransferase complex dimerization subunit type 1 TsaB produces MRILAIDTALPAVSVCVLDDGAREPVAIESIPVEKGHAEALLPMIERVMAKVGGGFSSIGRVAVTVGPGSFTGIRIGVAAARGIALACGVETVGVSTLAAFAAPLLDRESDGIVATAIDARHGNVFFSAYGPAGRVLASPRILPLREACRLLSGSRVRAAGSGAYLLREEAAAFGGDIAILNGSPAPDIMAVARLGLAAAPENAPARPIYLKAADAQPTVQRSLPRVTS; encoded by the coding sequence ATGCGCATACTCGCGATCGACACGGCTTTGCCTGCAGTTTCTGTTTGCGTCCTTGACGATGGCGCCCGCGAACCGGTCGCAATCGAATCGATCCCGGTTGAAAAGGGTCATGCGGAAGCGCTTTTGCCCATGATCGAACGGGTCATGGCGAAGGTCGGGGGAGGATTTTCGTCGATCGGACGCGTCGCGGTGACCGTCGGGCCCGGTTCTTTTACAGGAATCCGAATTGGCGTCGCGGCCGCGCGCGGCATCGCGCTGGCCTGCGGGGTCGAGACGGTCGGCGTTTCGACGCTCGCCGCTTTCGCGGCGCCGCTTCTGGATCGGGAATCTGACGGCATCGTGGCGACAGCCATCGACGCGCGGCATGGCAACGTCTTCTTTTCGGCTTATGGCCCAGCCGGTCGTGTTCTTGCTTCGCCGCGAATCCTGCCTTTGAGGGAAGCCTGCCGGCTTCTGAGCGGCAGCCGCGTGCGCGCGGCGGGATCGGGCGCTTATCTTTTACGGGAAGAAGCGGCGGCTTTCGGTGGAGACATCGCCATCTTGAATGGCTCTCCCGCGCCTGACATTATGGCTGTGGCGCGGCTGGGGCTTGCGGCTGCGCCGGAAAACGCGCCCGCGCGGCCGATTTACCTCAAGGCCGCCGATGCGCAACCGACTGTCCA
- a CDS encoding DUF2628 domain-containing protein, whose protein sequence is MNLYEVFLPRADSPAHALERAVFVKRGFDWEAFLLTPIWAIRRHLWFAFGLWTVWIAVVAGAAFAFRISSDTTLLLYLIGASAFGLENDLLEQSHLTKSGFALRSLALGASRGDAEVVYFSGLTEDALASPTRPPSDTPGHKNISKAPTVETMDLLGLFPSGEPKI, encoded by the coding sequence ATGAATCTCTATGAGGTTTTTCTCCCGAGGGCCGATTCGCCGGCCCACGCCCTGGAGCGAGCTGTTTTTGTGAAGCGCGGTTTCGATTGGGAGGCTTTCCTGCTGACCCCGATCTGGGCCATTCGCAGACATTTGTGGTTCGCATTCGGGCTTTGGACCGTCTGGATTGCTGTCGTGGCAGGCGCCGCCTTCGCATTCCGCATCAGCAGCGATACCACGCTTCTGCTTTATTTGATCGGCGCGTCGGCCTTCGGACTGGAAAACGATCTTTTGGAACAATCTCATCTCACGAAATCGGGCTTCGCGTTGCGATCTCTCGCTTTGGGCGCCTCCCGCGGCGACGCGGAAGTCGTCTATTTCAGCGGACTTACGGAGGATGCTTTAGCGTCCCCAACGCGACCGCCATCCGATACGCCGGGACACAAGAACATATCCAAGGCGCCGACGGTTGAAACGATGGATCTGTTGGGCCTTTTTCCGTCGGGAGAACCCAAGATTTGA